A region from the Bubalus kerabau isolate K-KA32 ecotype Philippines breed swamp buffalo chromosome 12, PCC_UOA_SB_1v2, whole genome shotgun sequence genome encodes:
- the STARD13 gene encoding stAR-related lipid transfer protein 13 isoform X2 — translation MTGKRKPLQTQLRRSISEQLRDSTARAWDRLWKNVRERRLAEIEAKEACDWLRAAGFPQYAQLYEDSQFPINIVAVKNDHDFLEKDLVEPLYRRLNTLNKCASMKLDVNFQRKKGDDSDEEDLCISNKWTFQRTSRRWSRVDDLHTLFPGGDRNGSSGDIRIKNTTSSESVLTDLSEPEVCSIHSESSGGSDGRSQPGGHGAGREAFEGPGQYCADGPVMLDAALVGNSLLPSPKDGLQHPLHPKNEKPSRARAKSFLKRMETLRGKGVQGRHKGRSGGLVISGPVLQQEPESFRAMQCVQIPNGHLQNSPPATGSAGLPGATKWGAESSPSENSSSGGSTPGLKERRCQEAHKRGGMYLEDLDVLAGTALQDAGDRKHHAHEFHSQENLVVHVPKDHKPGTFPKALSIESLSPTDNSHGASWRTGSISLGRQPGPGAREPRLVGSCHRASRVSIYDNVPGSHLYASTGDLLDLEKDDLFPHLDDILHHVNGLQEVVDDWSRNVLPEPQTHSSGEAGFSPFPSPNQITLDFEGNSVSEGRTTPSDMERDGASLTESEAAGVRERRDSGVGASLTRPNRRLRWNSFQLSHQPQPSTASPHISGQTAGQLNLLQRFSLLRLTAIMEKHSMSNKHGWTCLSPQCAPRGVHDLVSVNSRAVPKFMKRMKVPDYRDKAVFGVPLIVHVQRTGQPLPQSIQQALRYLRSNCLDQVGLFRKSGVKSRIHALRQMNENFPENVSYEDQSAYDVADMVKQFFRDLPEPLFTNKLSETFLHIYQYVPKEQRLQAVQAAVLLLADESREVLQTLLCFLNDVVHAVEENQMTPMNLAVCLAPSLFHLNLLKKESSPRVIQKKYAAGKPDQKDLSENLAAAQGLAHMIMECDRLFEVPLEMVAQSHNSYVEAEIHPPTLEELGAQLEDSGATFHTYLEHLVQGLQKEAKEKFKGWVTCPSTDSTELAFKKVGDGPPLRLWKASAEVEAPPSVVLNRVLRERHLWDEDFVQWKVVEMLDKQTEVYQYVLNSMAPHPSRDFVVLRTWKTDLPKGMCTLVSLSVEHEEAQLMGGVRAVVMDSQYLIEPCGSGKSRLTHICRVDLRGHSPEWYNKGFGHLCAAEVARIRNSFQPLIAEGPETKI, via the exons acGACTAAATACGTTGAACAAGTGTGCCTCAATGAAACTTGATGTGAACTTCCAAAGGAAAAAG GGTGACGACTCTGATGAGGAAGATCTCTGCATCAGCAACAAATGGACTTTCCAAAGAACCAGCCGCCGGTGGTCTCGCGTGGACGACCTCCACACACTGTTTCCTGGAGGAGACAGGAATGGGTCATCGGGAGACATTAGGATCAAAAACACGACCAGCAGTGAAAGCGTCCTCACGGATCTGAGCGAGCCCGAGGTCTGCTCCATTCACAGTGAAAGCAGCGGTGGGAGCGACGGCCGCAGTCAGCCAGGTGGTCACGGCGCCGGCCGGGAGGCCTTCGAGGGCCCCGGGCAGTACTGCGCTGACGGCCCGGTCATGCTGGACGCCGCGCTGGTGGGCAACAGCCTCCTGCCGTCCCCCAAAGACGGGCTCCAGCACCCCTTGCACCCAAAGAATGAGAAGCCCAGCCGGGCCAGAGCCAAGTCGTTCCTGAAACGCATGGAAACGCTGCGAGGGAAAGGCGTGCAGGGAAGGCACAAGGGGCGGTCCGGGGGCCTGGTGATCAGCGGGCCTGTGCTGCAGCAGGAGCCCGAGTCCTTCAGGGCTATGCAGTGCGTCCAGATCCCAAACGGACACCTCCAGAACTCGCCCCCCGCCACCGGCAGTGCCGGGCTTCCTGGCGCCACCAAGTGGGGCGCTGAGAGCAGCCCCTCGGAGAACAGCAGCAGCGGGGGGAGCACGCCCGGCCTGAAGGAGCGGAGGTGCCAGGAGGCCCACAAGCGCGGGGGCATGTACCTAGAAGACCTGGACGTGCTGGCGGGGACAGCGCTGCAGGACGCGGGGGACCGAAAGCACCACGCGCACGAGTTTCACTCGCAAGAGAACTTGGTGGTGCATGTCCCCAAGGACCACAAGCCAGGGACCTTTCCCAAGGCGCTCTCTATCGAAAGCCTCTCACCTACAGACAACAGCCACGGGGCGAGCTGGAGGACCGGGAGTATCTCCCTGGGCAGACAGCCCGGCCCGGGGGCCAGGGAGCCCAGGCTCGTGGGGTCCTGCCACAGGGCGAGTCGGGTCAGCATCTACGACAACGTCCCCGGCTCCCACCTGTACGCCAGCACCGGGGACCTTCTGGACTTGGAGAAGGATGACCTCTTCCCTCACCTGGATGACATCCTCCATCACGTCAAcgggctccaggaggtggtggatGACTGGTCCAGAAACGTGTTACCCGAACCACAGACACACAGCTCCGGAGAGGCTGGcttctcccctttcccttctcccaatCAGATCACCTTGGATTTCGAAGGCAACTCTGTCTCTGAAGGTCGGACCACACCCAGTGACATGGAAAGAGATGGAGCATCTCTTACTGAGTCAGAGGCTGCTGGGGTCAGAGAAAGGAGGGACTCGGGAGTAGGGGCCTCTCTGACCAGGCCAAACAG GCGACTCCGGTGGAACAGCTTCCAGCTTTCACACCAGCCGCAGCCATCTACGGCGTCACCCCACATCAGCGGACAGACAGCCGGCCAGCTGAACCTGCTCCAGCGCTTCTCGCTGCTCCGCCTCACGGCCATCATGGAGAAGCACTCCATGTCCAACAAGCATGGCTGGACGTG CCTCTCCCCGCAGTGTGCTCCACGAGGCGTGCATGACCTGGTTTCTGTGAATTCTAGGGCAGTTCCAAAGTTCATGAAGAGGATGAAAGTTCCTGATTATCGAGACAAGGCGGTCTTTGGCGTTCCCCTCATCGTTCACGTCCAGAGAACTGGGCAGCCCCTGCCACAGAGCATCCAGCAAGCGCTGAGGTATCTACGCAGCAACTGCCTCGATCAG GTGGGTCTTTTTCGAAAATCAGGTGTGAAATCTCGAATCCATGCCTTACGTCAAATGAATGAGAACTTCCCTGAGAACGTCAGCTATGAGGACCAGTCTGCTTACGACGTGGCGGACATGGTGAAGCAGTTCTTCCGGGACCTTCCCGAGCCTCTTTTCACCAACAAGCTCAGTGAGACCTTCCTCCACATCTACCAGT ATGTCcccaaggagcagcggctgcaggcAGTGCAGGCGGCCGTCCTGCTGCTGGCCGACGAGAGCCGGGAGGTGCTGCAGACGCTGCTATGCTTCCTCAACGACGTGGTCCACGCGGTGGAAGAGAATCAGATGACGCCCATGAACCTGGCCGTGTGTCTGGCCCCCTCCCTCTTCCACCTGAATTTACTGAAGAAAGAAAGCTCCCCCAG AGTCATCCAGAAAAAATATGCCGCTGGGAAACCAGATCAAAAGGACCTCAGTGAGAATCTGGCTGCGGCTCAGGGGCTGGCCCACATGATCATGGAATGTGACAGACTTTTTGAG GTCCCGCTCGAGATGGTGGCCCAGTCTCATAACTCGTATGTGGAGGCTGAGATCCATCCACCAACTCTGGAAGAGCTGGGGGCCCAGCTGGAGGACAGCGGGGCCACTTTCCACACGTACCTGGAACATCTCgtccagggcctccagaaggaAGCCAAGGAGAAGTTCAAAGGATGGGTCACGTGTCCAAGCACAGACAGCACAGAGCTTGCTTTCAAAAAG GTGGGAGACGGGCCCCCGCTGAGGCTGTGGAAGGCTTCCGCCGAGGTGGAGGCGCCCCCCTCGGTGGTTCTGAACCGCGTGCTGAGGGAGCGCCACCTGTGGGACGAGGACTTCGTGCAGTGGAAGGTGGTGGAAATGCTGGACAAACAGACGGAAGTCTATCAGTACGTGCTGAACAGCATGGCGCCCCACCCCTCCAGGGACTTCGTGGTTCTCAG AACCTGGAAAACCGATTTGCCCAAAGGAATGTGTACCCTAGTGTCCCTCTCCGTGGAGCACGAGGAAGCCCAGCTCATGGGCGGCGTGCGCGCTGTGGTGATGGACTCCCAGTACTTGATAGAGCCATGTGGCTCGGGCAAGTCGCGGCTGACCCACATCTGCAGGGTGGACCTGAG AGGTCACTCCCCAGAATGGTACAATAAAGGCTTTGGACATCTGTGTGCGGCGGAAGTTGCCAGGATTAGAAACTCTTTTCAGCCCCTCATTGCTGAGGGTCCAGAGACTAAAATCTGA
- the STARD13 gene encoding stAR-related lipid transfer protein 13 isoform X4: MTGKRKPLQTQLRRSISEQLRDSTARAWDRLWKNVRERRLAEIEAKEACDWLRAAGFPQYAQLYEDSQFPINIVAVKNDHDFLEKDLVEPLYRRLNTLNKCASMKLDVNFQRKKGDDSDEEDLCISNKWTFQRTSRRWSRVDDLHTLFPGGDRNGSSGDIRIKNTTSSESVLTDLSEPEVCSIHSESSGGSDGRSQPGGHGAGREAFEGPGQYCADGPVMLDAALVGNSLLPSPKDGLQHPLHPKNEKPSRARAKSFLKRMETLRGKGVQGRHKGRSGGLVISGPVLQQEPESFRAMQCVQIPNGHLQNSPPATGSAGLPGATKWGAESSPSENSSSGGSTPGLKERRCQEAHKRGGMYLEDLDVLAGTALQDAGDRKHHAHEFHSQENLVVHVPKDHKPGTFPKALSIESLSPTDNSHGASWRTGSISLGRQPGPGAREPRLVGSCHRASRVSIYDNVPGSHLYASTGDLLDLEKDDLFPHLDDILHHVNGLQEVVDDWSRNVLPEPQTHSSGEAGFSPFPSPNQITLDFEGNSVSEGRTTPSDMERDGASLTESEAAGVRERRDSGVGASLTRPNRRLRWNSFQLSHQPQPSTASPHISGQTAGQLNLLQRFSLLRLTAIMEKHSMSNKHGWTWAVPKFMKRMKVPDYRDKAVFGVPLIVHVQRTGQPLPQSIQQALRYLRSNCLDQVGLFRKSGVKSRIHALRQMNENFPENVSYEDQSAYDVADMVKQFFRDLPEPLFTNKLSETFLHIYQYVPKEQRLQAVQAAVLLLADESREVLQTLLCFLNDVVHAVEENQMTPMNLAVCLAPSLFHLNLLKKESSPRVIQKKYAAGKPDQKDLSENLAAAQGLAHMIMECDRLFEVPLEMVAQSHNSYVEAEIHPPTLEELGAQLEDSGATFHTYLEHLVQGLQKEAKEKFKGWVTCPSTDSTELAFKKVGDGPPLRLWKASAEVEAPPSVVLNRVLRERHLWDEDFVQWKVVEMLDKQTEVYQYVLNSMAPHPSRDFVVLRTWKTDLPKGMCTLVSLSVEHEEAQLMGGVRAVVMDSQYLIEPCGSGKSRLTHICRVDLRGHSPEWYNKGFGHLCAAEVARIRNSFQPLIAEGPETKI, from the exons acGACTAAATACGTTGAACAAGTGTGCCTCAATGAAACTTGATGTGAACTTCCAAAGGAAAAAG GGTGACGACTCTGATGAGGAAGATCTCTGCATCAGCAACAAATGGACTTTCCAAAGAACCAGCCGCCGGTGGTCTCGCGTGGACGACCTCCACACACTGTTTCCTGGAGGAGACAGGAATGGGTCATCGGGAGACATTAGGATCAAAAACACGACCAGCAGTGAAAGCGTCCTCACGGATCTGAGCGAGCCCGAGGTCTGCTCCATTCACAGTGAAAGCAGCGGTGGGAGCGACGGCCGCAGTCAGCCAGGTGGTCACGGCGCCGGCCGGGAGGCCTTCGAGGGCCCCGGGCAGTACTGCGCTGACGGCCCGGTCATGCTGGACGCCGCGCTGGTGGGCAACAGCCTCCTGCCGTCCCCCAAAGACGGGCTCCAGCACCCCTTGCACCCAAAGAATGAGAAGCCCAGCCGGGCCAGAGCCAAGTCGTTCCTGAAACGCATGGAAACGCTGCGAGGGAAAGGCGTGCAGGGAAGGCACAAGGGGCGGTCCGGGGGCCTGGTGATCAGCGGGCCTGTGCTGCAGCAGGAGCCCGAGTCCTTCAGGGCTATGCAGTGCGTCCAGATCCCAAACGGACACCTCCAGAACTCGCCCCCCGCCACCGGCAGTGCCGGGCTTCCTGGCGCCACCAAGTGGGGCGCTGAGAGCAGCCCCTCGGAGAACAGCAGCAGCGGGGGGAGCACGCCCGGCCTGAAGGAGCGGAGGTGCCAGGAGGCCCACAAGCGCGGGGGCATGTACCTAGAAGACCTGGACGTGCTGGCGGGGACAGCGCTGCAGGACGCGGGGGACCGAAAGCACCACGCGCACGAGTTTCACTCGCAAGAGAACTTGGTGGTGCATGTCCCCAAGGACCACAAGCCAGGGACCTTTCCCAAGGCGCTCTCTATCGAAAGCCTCTCACCTACAGACAACAGCCACGGGGCGAGCTGGAGGACCGGGAGTATCTCCCTGGGCAGACAGCCCGGCCCGGGGGCCAGGGAGCCCAGGCTCGTGGGGTCCTGCCACAGGGCGAGTCGGGTCAGCATCTACGACAACGTCCCCGGCTCCCACCTGTACGCCAGCACCGGGGACCTTCTGGACTTGGAGAAGGATGACCTCTTCCCTCACCTGGATGACATCCTCCATCACGTCAAcgggctccaggaggtggtggatGACTGGTCCAGAAACGTGTTACCCGAACCACAGACACACAGCTCCGGAGAGGCTGGcttctcccctttcccttctcccaatCAGATCACCTTGGATTTCGAAGGCAACTCTGTCTCTGAAGGTCGGACCACACCCAGTGACATGGAAAGAGATGGAGCATCTCTTACTGAGTCAGAGGCTGCTGGGGTCAGAGAAAGGAGGGACTCGGGAGTAGGGGCCTCTCTGACCAGGCCAAACAG GCGACTCCGGTGGAACAGCTTCCAGCTTTCACACCAGCCGCAGCCATCTACGGCGTCACCCCACATCAGCGGACAGACAGCCGGCCAGCTGAACCTGCTCCAGCGCTTCTCGCTGCTCCGCCTCACGGCCATCATGGAGAAGCACTCCATGTCCAACAAGCATGGCTGGACGTG GGCAGTTCCAAAGTTCATGAAGAGGATGAAAGTTCCTGATTATCGAGACAAGGCGGTCTTTGGCGTTCCCCTCATCGTTCACGTCCAGAGAACTGGGCAGCCCCTGCCACAGAGCATCCAGCAAGCGCTGAGGTATCTACGCAGCAACTGCCTCGATCAG GTGGGTCTTTTTCGAAAATCAGGTGTGAAATCTCGAATCCATGCCTTACGTCAAATGAATGAGAACTTCCCTGAGAACGTCAGCTATGAGGACCAGTCTGCTTACGACGTGGCGGACATGGTGAAGCAGTTCTTCCGGGACCTTCCCGAGCCTCTTTTCACCAACAAGCTCAGTGAGACCTTCCTCCACATCTACCAGT ATGTCcccaaggagcagcggctgcaggcAGTGCAGGCGGCCGTCCTGCTGCTGGCCGACGAGAGCCGGGAGGTGCTGCAGACGCTGCTATGCTTCCTCAACGACGTGGTCCACGCGGTGGAAGAGAATCAGATGACGCCCATGAACCTGGCCGTGTGTCTGGCCCCCTCCCTCTTCCACCTGAATTTACTGAAGAAAGAAAGCTCCCCCAG AGTCATCCAGAAAAAATATGCCGCTGGGAAACCAGATCAAAAGGACCTCAGTGAGAATCTGGCTGCGGCTCAGGGGCTGGCCCACATGATCATGGAATGTGACAGACTTTTTGAG GTCCCGCTCGAGATGGTGGCCCAGTCTCATAACTCGTATGTGGAGGCTGAGATCCATCCACCAACTCTGGAAGAGCTGGGGGCCCAGCTGGAGGACAGCGGGGCCACTTTCCACACGTACCTGGAACATCTCgtccagggcctccagaaggaAGCCAAGGAGAAGTTCAAAGGATGGGTCACGTGTCCAAGCACAGACAGCACAGAGCTTGCTTTCAAAAAG GTGGGAGACGGGCCCCCGCTGAGGCTGTGGAAGGCTTCCGCCGAGGTGGAGGCGCCCCCCTCGGTGGTTCTGAACCGCGTGCTGAGGGAGCGCCACCTGTGGGACGAGGACTTCGTGCAGTGGAAGGTGGTGGAAATGCTGGACAAACAGACGGAAGTCTATCAGTACGTGCTGAACAGCATGGCGCCCCACCCCTCCAGGGACTTCGTGGTTCTCAG AACCTGGAAAACCGATTTGCCCAAAGGAATGTGTACCCTAGTGTCCCTCTCCGTGGAGCACGAGGAAGCCCAGCTCATGGGCGGCGTGCGCGCTGTGGTGATGGACTCCCAGTACTTGATAGAGCCATGTGGCTCGGGCAAGTCGCGGCTGACCCACATCTGCAGGGTGGACCTGAG AGGTCACTCCCCAGAATGGTACAATAAAGGCTTTGGACATCTGTGTGCGGCGGAAGTTGCCAGGATTAGAAACTCTTTTCAGCCCCTCATTGCTGAGGGTCCAGAGACTAAAATCTGA
- the STARD13 gene encoding stAR-related lipid transfer protein 13 isoform X5, whose translation MSTGARPKTQVPSDKRSKERAEIEAKEACDWLRAAGFPQYAQLYEDSQFPINIVAVKNDHDFLEKDLVEPLYRRLNTLNKCASMKLDVNFQRKKGDDSDEEDLCISNKWTFQRTSRRWSRVDDLHTLFPGGDRNGSSGDIRIKNTTSSESVLTDLSEPEVCSIHSESSGGSDGRSQPGGHGAGREAFEGPGQYCADGPVMLDAALVGNSLLPSPKDGLQHPLHPKNEKPSRARAKSFLKRMETLRGKGVQGRHKGRSGGLVISGPVLQQEPESFRAMQCVQIPNGHLQNSPPATGSAGLPGATKWGAESSPSENSSSGGSTPGLKERRCQEAHKRGGMYLEDLDVLAGTALQDAGDRKHHAHEFHSQENLVVHVPKDHKPGTFPKALSIESLSPTDNSHGASWRTGSISLGRQPGPGAREPRLVGSCHRASRVSIYDNVPGSHLYASTGDLLDLEKDDLFPHLDDILHHVNGLQEVVDDWSRNVLPEPQTHSSGEAGFSPFPSPNQITLDFEGNSVSEGRTTPSDMERDGASLTESEAAGVRERRDSGVGASLTRPNRRLRWNSFQLSHQPQPSTASPHISGQTAGQLNLLQRFSLLRLTAIMEKHSMSNKHGWTCLSPQCAPRGVHDLVSVNSRAVPKFMKRMKVPDYRDKAVFGVPLIVHVQRTGQPLPQSIQQALRYLRSNCLDQVGLFRKSGVKSRIHALRQMNENFPENVSYEDQSAYDVADMVKQFFRDLPEPLFTNKLSETFLHIYQYVPKEQRLQAVQAAVLLLADESREVLQTLLCFLNDVVHAVEENQMTPMNLAVCLAPSLFHLNLLKKESSPRVIQKKYAAGKPDQKDLSENLAAAQGLAHMIMECDRLFEVPLEMVAQSHNSYVEAEIHPPTLEELGAQLEDSGATFHTYLEHLVQGLQKEAKEKFKGWVTCPSTDSTELAFKKVGDGPPLRLWKASAEVEAPPSVVLNRVLRERHLWDEDFVQWKVVEMLDKQTEVYQYVLNSMAPHPSRDFVVLRTWKTDLPKGMCTLVSLSVEHEEAQLMGGVRAVVMDSQYLIEPCGSGKSRLTHICRVDLRGHSPEWYNKGFGHLCAAEVARIRNSFQPLIAEGPETKI comes from the exons acGACTAAATACGTTGAACAAGTGTGCCTCAATGAAACTTGATGTGAACTTCCAAAGGAAAAAG GGTGACGACTCTGATGAGGAAGATCTCTGCATCAGCAACAAATGGACTTTCCAAAGAACCAGCCGCCGGTGGTCTCGCGTGGACGACCTCCACACACTGTTTCCTGGAGGAGACAGGAATGGGTCATCGGGAGACATTAGGATCAAAAACACGACCAGCAGTGAAAGCGTCCTCACGGATCTGAGCGAGCCCGAGGTCTGCTCCATTCACAGTGAAAGCAGCGGTGGGAGCGACGGCCGCAGTCAGCCAGGTGGTCACGGCGCCGGCCGGGAGGCCTTCGAGGGCCCCGGGCAGTACTGCGCTGACGGCCCGGTCATGCTGGACGCCGCGCTGGTGGGCAACAGCCTCCTGCCGTCCCCCAAAGACGGGCTCCAGCACCCCTTGCACCCAAAGAATGAGAAGCCCAGCCGGGCCAGAGCCAAGTCGTTCCTGAAACGCATGGAAACGCTGCGAGGGAAAGGCGTGCAGGGAAGGCACAAGGGGCGGTCCGGGGGCCTGGTGATCAGCGGGCCTGTGCTGCAGCAGGAGCCCGAGTCCTTCAGGGCTATGCAGTGCGTCCAGATCCCAAACGGACACCTCCAGAACTCGCCCCCCGCCACCGGCAGTGCCGGGCTTCCTGGCGCCACCAAGTGGGGCGCTGAGAGCAGCCCCTCGGAGAACAGCAGCAGCGGGGGGAGCACGCCCGGCCTGAAGGAGCGGAGGTGCCAGGAGGCCCACAAGCGCGGGGGCATGTACCTAGAAGACCTGGACGTGCTGGCGGGGACAGCGCTGCAGGACGCGGGGGACCGAAAGCACCACGCGCACGAGTTTCACTCGCAAGAGAACTTGGTGGTGCATGTCCCCAAGGACCACAAGCCAGGGACCTTTCCCAAGGCGCTCTCTATCGAAAGCCTCTCACCTACAGACAACAGCCACGGGGCGAGCTGGAGGACCGGGAGTATCTCCCTGGGCAGACAGCCCGGCCCGGGGGCCAGGGAGCCCAGGCTCGTGGGGTCCTGCCACAGGGCGAGTCGGGTCAGCATCTACGACAACGTCCCCGGCTCCCACCTGTACGCCAGCACCGGGGACCTTCTGGACTTGGAGAAGGATGACCTCTTCCCTCACCTGGATGACATCCTCCATCACGTCAAcgggctccaggaggtggtggatGACTGGTCCAGAAACGTGTTACCCGAACCACAGACACACAGCTCCGGAGAGGCTGGcttctcccctttcccttctcccaatCAGATCACCTTGGATTTCGAAGGCAACTCTGTCTCTGAAGGTCGGACCACACCCAGTGACATGGAAAGAGATGGAGCATCTCTTACTGAGTCAGAGGCTGCTGGGGTCAGAGAAAGGAGGGACTCGGGAGTAGGGGCCTCTCTGACCAGGCCAAACAG GCGACTCCGGTGGAACAGCTTCCAGCTTTCACACCAGCCGCAGCCATCTACGGCGTCACCCCACATCAGCGGACAGACAGCCGGCCAGCTGAACCTGCTCCAGCGCTTCTCGCTGCTCCGCCTCACGGCCATCATGGAGAAGCACTCCATGTCCAACAAGCATGGCTGGACGTG CCTCTCCCCGCAGTGTGCTCCACGAGGCGTGCATGACCTGGTTTCTGTGAATTCTAGGGCAGTTCCAAAGTTCATGAAGAGGATGAAAGTTCCTGATTATCGAGACAAGGCGGTCTTTGGCGTTCCCCTCATCGTTCACGTCCAGAGAACTGGGCAGCCCCTGCCACAGAGCATCCAGCAAGCGCTGAGGTATCTACGCAGCAACTGCCTCGATCAG GTGGGTCTTTTTCGAAAATCAGGTGTGAAATCTCGAATCCATGCCTTACGTCAAATGAATGAGAACTTCCCTGAGAACGTCAGCTATGAGGACCAGTCTGCTTACGACGTGGCGGACATGGTGAAGCAGTTCTTCCGGGACCTTCCCGAGCCTCTTTTCACCAACAAGCTCAGTGAGACCTTCCTCCACATCTACCAGT ATGTCcccaaggagcagcggctgcaggcAGTGCAGGCGGCCGTCCTGCTGCTGGCCGACGAGAGCCGGGAGGTGCTGCAGACGCTGCTATGCTTCCTCAACGACGTGGTCCACGCGGTGGAAGAGAATCAGATGACGCCCATGAACCTGGCCGTGTGTCTGGCCCCCTCCCTCTTCCACCTGAATTTACTGAAGAAAGAAAGCTCCCCCAG AGTCATCCAGAAAAAATATGCCGCTGGGAAACCAGATCAAAAGGACCTCAGTGAGAATCTGGCTGCGGCTCAGGGGCTGGCCCACATGATCATGGAATGTGACAGACTTTTTGAG GTCCCGCTCGAGATGGTGGCCCAGTCTCATAACTCGTATGTGGAGGCTGAGATCCATCCACCAACTCTGGAAGAGCTGGGGGCCCAGCTGGAGGACAGCGGGGCCACTTTCCACACGTACCTGGAACATCTCgtccagggcctccagaaggaAGCCAAGGAGAAGTTCAAAGGATGGGTCACGTGTCCAAGCACAGACAGCACAGAGCTTGCTTTCAAAAAG GTGGGAGACGGGCCCCCGCTGAGGCTGTGGAAGGCTTCCGCCGAGGTGGAGGCGCCCCCCTCGGTGGTTCTGAACCGCGTGCTGAGGGAGCGCCACCTGTGGGACGAGGACTTCGTGCAGTGGAAGGTGGTGGAAATGCTGGACAAACAGACGGAAGTCTATCAGTACGTGCTGAACAGCATGGCGCCCCACCCCTCCAGGGACTTCGTGGTTCTCAG AACCTGGAAAACCGATTTGCCCAAAGGAATGTGTACCCTAGTGTCCCTCTCCGTGGAGCACGAGGAAGCCCAGCTCATGGGCGGCGTGCGCGCTGTGGTGATGGACTCCCAGTACTTGATAGAGCCATGTGGCTCGGGCAAGTCGCGGCTGACCCACATCTGCAGGGTGGACCTGAG AGGTCACTCCCCAGAATGGTACAATAAAGGCTTTGGACATCTGTGTGCGGCGGAAGTTGCCAGGATTAGAAACTCTTTTCAGCCCCTCATTGCTGAGGGTCCAGAGACTAAAATCTGA